A genomic window from Elaeis guineensis isolate ETL-2024a chromosome 3, EG11, whole genome shotgun sequence includes:
- the LOC140856210 gene encoding uncharacterized protein, whose product MELSEVKRPKLEDEHKDAITFTKRDVEDVLAPHNDVVAVITNITDFNVHRIFIDNESSVDILYFSIFIQIGFTLNQLGRFDIPIQDFSEDSMILEGMIRLPVTIGTASKWMTIQVNFLVVKLSLVYNAILNCPSLCTLKAIMSSYHLMVKFSTPNRVGQIRGNQAIAR is encoded by the coding sequence ATGGAGCTTTCAGAGGTGAAGAGGCCGAAGCTCGAAGATGAGCATAAAGATGCCATTACCTTCACTAAGCGAGATGTAGAGGATGTGCTAGCCCCACATAATGATGTGGTGGCTGTAATAACGAATATCACTGACTTTAATGTGCATCGTATAttcattgataatgaaagctcggtTGATATTTTGTATTTCTCTATCTTCATCCAAATAGGCTTTACACTAAATCAGTTAGGTAGATTTGATATCCCGATTCAGGATTTCTCCGAAGATTCCATGATCTTAGAGGGAATGATTAGGCTGCCTGTCACAATAGGTACTGCATCAAAATGGATGACGATCCAAGTCAATTTTCTGGTGGTCAAGCTCTCTTTAGTTTACAATGCAATTCTTAACTGTCCAAGCTTGTGCACTCTAAAGGCCATAATGTCGAGCTATCACTTGATGGTGAAGTTTTCAACTCCGAATAGAGTAGGGCAAATTAGAGGCAACCAGGCCATAGCTCGATAG